The Pyxidicoccus trucidator genome includes a window with the following:
- a CDS encoding SET domain-containing protein: protein MLRVKAYIAQSGIHGIGLFAGEPISKGSVVWGFDPPVDQRFTPGELKAMPPMMKAFLSRYAYSDRGTLVLCGDHARFMNHSLRPNCGNDPTRQYTLALRDIAEGEELTDDYVTMEDSWEPFAGIIEPERM from the coding sequence ATGCTGCGCGTGAAGGCGTACATCGCTCAGTCTGGCATCCACGGCATCGGTCTCTTCGCGGGCGAGCCCATCTCGAAGGGCTCGGTCGTCTGGGGGTTCGACCCGCCAGTGGACCAGCGCTTCACGCCCGGGGAATTGAAGGCGATGCCTCCGATGATGAAGGCCTTCCTGTCGCGCTATGCGTACAGCGACCGGGGCACGCTGGTGCTGTGCGGTGACCACGCGCGGTTCATGAACCACTCGCTCAGGCCGAACTGCGGCAACGACCCGACGCGGCAGTACACGCTCGCGCTCCGGGACATCGCCGAGGGCGAGGAGCTCACCGACGACTACGTCACCATGGAGGACAGCTGGGAGCCGTTCGCGGGCATCATCGAGCCCGAGCGGATGTGA